A region of the Deltaproteobacteria bacterium genome:
CGAGTTCTTTTACCGTATAGCTCTTGCCTTGGAACTCGAGCCTTTCTCCGGCGCTTCTTTCGGATGCAAGGAGCCTTAGCTCTCCCACCGGGAACTTTCTCTCGGCAAGAATCGAGAGCATTTCCTGGCCAACAACGCCGGTAGCGCCAACGACTGCCACGTTATATGTTTTCTTCTTTCCCACTGATGTTGCCTCTCCCTGTGAATTAGTATATGTTGCCGGAAAAAACCGTTACAATATAATAGGATACACTTAGAAGAGGTAGGTTTTCAACTGATTTTT
Encoded here:
- a CDS encoding aspartate-semialdehyde dehydrogenase (catalyzes the formation of 4-aspartyl phosphate from aspartate 4-semialdehyde) — translated: MGKKKTYNVAVVGATGVVGQEMLSILAERKFPVGELRLLASERSAGERLEFQGKSYTVKEL